A stretch of the Pseudobacteriovorax antillogorgiicola genome encodes the following:
- the secA gene encoding preprotein translocase subunit SecA, which produces MLNLAKKIFGTKNDRELKRYRMIVDDINKLESSLEKLSDDELRQKTQEFKDKLAKGATQYDILPEAFATVREASKRTLGMRHFDVQMVGGIALFEGRIAEMKTGEGKTLTATLPVYLHALSGKGAHVVTVNDYLASTQSEEMGQLYGFLGMTTGLIVHGLNDEQRREAYHSDITYGTNNEFGFDYLRDNMKTDLGRYVQRDHNFCIVDEVDSILIDEARTPLIISGPAETNTEIYATVNATIPGLQKDSDYIVDEKSRNVSLTEDGISKLEKRLRVENLYDPSNIEYLHHVQQALKAHVVFKKDVDYVVRDNKVIIVDEFTGRLMPGRRYSDGLHGALEAKEHLPVENETQVLASITFQNYFRLYSSLAGMTGTADTEAVEFKKIYELDVVVIPTNKPIARQDDQDEIYRTAREKFNVIADEIAKAQKQGQPVLVGTVSVEKSELLASLLRQRNIPHEILNAKNHGREASIIANAGQKGNVTISTNMAGRGTDIKLGEGVSAVGGLFVIGTERHESRRIDNQLRGRSGRQGDPGRSKFFLSLEDDLMRIFASDRLSAIMSRLGMKEGEAIISPMVTRAIEKAQKRVEEQNFSSRKHVLEYDDVMNQQRKVVYGRRRNILDGTVDLSFMKDSVEGITEGICAKYSPELTNQPSYDMKAIQEELSNEFHMDLDLNIDAEDASMDALLHATQEIVLKHYNDKKLKVSEDIMKKVEAFVYLQILDQTWKDHLRAMDQLQDNVRLRGYAQRDPLQEYKKEAFNLFESMMGRIEDETTLALVRMPPPELATEQDLEVEEPDTTQMNFAHPEAGPAQAAPAPSGNAEDDGMIYHGSRSGHVETEPKAQPFKRDLDKIGRNDPCPCGSGKKFKKCHGRPGAEPLA; this is translated from the coding sequence ATGTTAAATCTGGCCAAGAAAATCTTTGGGACTAAAAACGATCGGGAACTCAAGCGATATCGTATGATCGTCGACGACATTAACAAACTAGAATCAAGTTTGGAGAAGCTGAGCGACGACGAGCTACGGCAAAAGACCCAAGAGTTCAAAGACAAACTGGCTAAAGGGGCAACTCAGTACGATATCTTACCAGAAGCTTTCGCCACAGTCCGCGAGGCTTCGAAGAGAACCCTTGGCATGCGCCACTTTGATGTTCAGATGGTTGGTGGTATCGCGCTGTTCGAAGGACGTATCGCTGAGATGAAAACTGGTGAAGGTAAAACCCTCACAGCAACCCTTCCTGTGTATTTACATGCCTTGTCAGGCAAAGGCGCCCACGTGGTGACCGTCAATGACTACCTGGCTTCGACTCAATCAGAAGAAATGGGCCAGCTTTACGGCTTCCTTGGAATGACTACGGGCCTGATCGTTCATGGACTCAATGATGAGCAACGTCGCGAAGCCTATCACTCAGATATTACCTACGGGACCAATAACGAATTCGGTTTTGACTACCTCAGAGATAATATGAAAACCGATCTCGGCCGCTATGTGCAGCGAGATCACAACTTCTGTATCGTCGATGAGGTTGACTCCATCCTTATCGACGAGGCGCGAACGCCTCTCATCATCTCTGGCCCTGCAGAAACCAACACCGAAATCTATGCAACGGTCAATGCGACAATTCCTGGCTTGCAAAAGGATAGCGACTATATAGTCGACGAAAAGTCGCGGAACGTTTCTCTAACAGAAGATGGCATCAGCAAGCTTGAGAAAAGGCTGCGGGTTGAAAATCTTTACGATCCATCTAACATTGAGTACCTCCACCACGTTCAGCAAGCTCTGAAGGCCCATGTAGTCTTTAAGAAGGACGTTGATTATGTTGTCCGTGATAATAAAGTCATCATCGTTGATGAGTTCACCGGACGATTGATGCCTGGTCGACGTTACTCTGATGGCCTTCATGGTGCACTGGAAGCCAAAGAGCATTTACCCGTTGAAAACGAGACCCAAGTTCTCGCTTCGATTACCTTTCAAAACTATTTCCGACTCTACAGTAGCCTCGCTGGTATGACTGGTACTGCTGATACTGAGGCGGTTGAATTTAAGAAAATCTATGAGCTTGACGTTGTTGTCATCCCCACGAACAAACCCATCGCTCGTCAGGATGATCAAGATGAGATCTACCGCACAGCACGGGAGAAGTTCAATGTGATCGCCGACGAGATTGCTAAGGCTCAAAAGCAAGGCCAGCCGGTCCTTGTGGGTACCGTATCGGTTGAGAAATCAGAGTTATTGGCGTCGCTACTACGCCAACGCAATATTCCCCACGAGATCCTTAACGCGAAAAACCATGGCCGTGAGGCGTCAATCATTGCTAACGCGGGCCAAAAGGGAAATGTCACAATCTCCACAAACATGGCCGGCCGAGGTACTGACATTAAGCTCGGTGAAGGGGTTTCAGCGGTAGGCGGACTTTTTGTTATCGGTACCGAACGCCATGAGTCGCGACGTATCGATAATCAGCTTCGTGGTCGTTCTGGACGTCAAGGTGACCCTGGTCGCAGTAAGTTCTTCCTTTCTCTCGAAGACGATCTCATGAGAATCTTCGCCTCCGACCGACTGTCAGCAATTATGAGCAGGCTCGGCATGAAGGAAGGGGAAGCGATTATTTCTCCCATGGTTACAAGAGCCATCGAAAAAGCTCAAAAACGTGTGGAAGAGCAAAACTTTTCCAGCCGAAAACACGTCCTTGAGTACGACGATGTCATGAATCAGCAGAGAAAAGTGGTCTATGGTCGTCGCCGTAACATCTTGGACGGTACGGTTGACTTATCCTTCATGAAAGACTCCGTCGAGGGAATCACAGAGGGTATATGCGCAAAGTACTCTCCTGAGCTTACCAATCAGCCGTCGTATGATATGAAGGCCATTCAAGAAGAGCTCAGCAACGAATTCCATATGGATTTAGATCTCAATATCGATGCCGAAGATGCAAGTATGGACGCTCTCCTTCATGCAACACAGGAAATCGTCCTTAAGCACTACAATGACAAGAAACTCAAGGTTAGCGAAGATATCATGAAAAAGGTGGAAGCCTTTGTTTATCTTCAAATTCTTGACCAAACTTGGAAAGATCATCTCCGGGCGATGGATCAATTGCAAGACAATGTTCGCTTGCGTGGCTATGCACAGCGAGACCCACTTCAAGAATACAAAAAAGAGGCTTTCAATCTATTCGAAAGCATGATGGGCCGCATTGAAGACGAGACAACTCTAGCACTTGTACGGATGCCTCCACCGGAGCTAGCCACAGAGCAAGATTTGGAAGTCGAAGAGCCCGACACAACGCAAATGAACTTCGCACACCCTGAAGCTGGCCCCGCACAAGCGGCTCCTGCTCCAAGTGGCAATGCAGAAGATGATGGCATGAT